In Paenibacillus guangzhouensis, a single window of DNA contains:
- the purD gene encoding phosphoribosylamine--glycine ligase, with amino-acid sequence MRVMVIGRGGREHAIVWALKKSEKVKHLVCAPGNAGIAQIAECVDIAESQFEELAQYALDQAIDLVVVGPDDPLAAGIVDVFEAKDIPVFGPRKNAAIIEGSKTFMKDLLRKYNIPTAAYEKFDNYEDALAYLRQQSAPIVIKADGLAAGKGVIVAQTMEEAEQALQEMMVGKVFGNAGNQVVIEEFMAGQEMSILAFVDGETVRPMSPAQDHKPVYDGDKGPNTGGMGTYSPLPHIPQSIIDEAIETIVIPTAKAMVAEGRPFRGVLFAGLMITPDGKPKTVEFNARFGDPETQVVLPRLKTDLVDIFMAAVNGTLHELEIEWSDEAAVCVILASGGYPASYPKGLPVKGLDEVQEALVFHAGTALDDQGQFVTNGGRVFGVVGLGSTIAEARAKAYADAERIQFEGKQNRTDIANKALV; translated from the coding sequence ATGCGTGTTATGGTAATTGGCCGCGGCGGACGTGAGCACGCGATCGTGTGGGCCTTGAAGAAGAGCGAGAAAGTGAAGCATCTCGTCTGCGCGCCAGGAAATGCAGGGATTGCGCAAATCGCCGAGTGCGTCGATATCGCAGAGAGTCAGTTCGAAGAGCTTGCTCAATATGCGCTGGATCAAGCGATCGACCTCGTGGTCGTCGGACCGGATGATCCGCTCGCAGCAGGCATTGTAGATGTGTTCGAGGCGAAGGACATTCCCGTCTTCGGACCACGGAAGAACGCAGCCATTATTGAAGGCAGCAAGACATTCATGAAGGATTTGCTGCGCAAATACAACATTCCGACGGCCGCATACGAGAAGTTCGATAACTACGAGGATGCACTTGCCTACCTGCGTCAGCAGTCAGCACCGATTGTTATCAAAGCTGACGGATTAGCAGCAGGCAAAGGCGTCATCGTCGCGCAGACGATGGAAGAGGCGGAGCAAGCATTGCAGGAGATGATGGTCGGCAAAGTATTCGGCAATGCCGGCAATCAAGTCGTTATCGAAGAATTCATGGCCGGTCAAGAGATGTCGATTCTCGCATTCGTCGATGGGGAGACTGTCCGTCCGATGAGCCCGGCACAAGACCATAAGCCTGTCTACGACGGCGACAAAGGACCGAATACTGGTGGGATGGGGACGTACTCCCCGCTGCCACATATTCCCCAGTCCATTATCGATGAGGCGATTGAGACGATTGTCATTCCAACAGCTAAAGCAATGGTTGCGGAAGGACGTCCTTTCCGCGGCGTATTGTTCGCGGGTCTGATGATTACGCCGGACGGCAAGCCGAAGACGGTCGAATTTAATGCACGCTTCGGTGATCCTGAGACGCAAGTGGTGCTGCCTCGTCTGAAGACGGATCTCGTCGATATTTTCATGGCAGCGGTGAACGGGACCTTGCATGAGCTTGAGATCGAGTGGAGCGATGAAGCAGCGGTATGCGTCATTCTGGCTTCCGGTGGTTATCCGGCATCGTATCCGAAAGGATTGCCTGTGAAGGGATTGGATGAAGTGCAGGAAGCGCTCGTGTTCCATGCCGGAACAGCGCTTGATGATCAAGGGCAATTCGTCACGAACGGCGGTCGCGTATTCGGGGTTGTGGGCCTTGGATCGACCATCGCGGAAGCGCGTGCGAAGGCCTATGCCGATGCGGAGCGCATTCAATTCGAAGGCAAGCAGAATCGTACAGATATTGCGAACAAAGCGCTCGTCTAG
- a CDS encoding phosphatase PAP2 family protein, producing the protein MKRNTLLQSLLPLLWLLVIPVLNVFYMVLNHGGERVYNLMTDLDNAIPFLPVFIVPYVLWYPFLIGGFVLLCLKNRSIYYQTLLAVILGLIGSYLIYYVFQTTVPRPELHGNGILIQLVQGIYTLDGPYNCFPSIHVMTSYLLWIGARSCHAIPSSVKTMIGAISWSIILSTFFVKQHALLDAVGAIALAEIVFRFAALLLRQLFGYRPAVAVPRVQEQQKPMP; encoded by the coding sequence GTGAAACGAAACACGCTTCTGCAATCCCTGCTCCCGCTCCTCTGGCTGCTCGTGATTCCTGTACTGAATGTCTTCTACATGGTGCTGAACCACGGCGGAGAGCGAGTATACAATCTCATGACAGACCTCGACAATGCCATTCCGTTCCTACCGGTCTTCATCGTCCCTTATGTGCTCTGGTACCCTTTCCTGATTGGCGGCTTCGTCTTGTTATGCCTTAAAAACCGTTCGATCTATTACCAGACGCTGCTCGCAGTCATCCTCGGGCTGATCGGGAGCTATCTCATTTATTATGTTTTTCAGACCACCGTACCGAGACCCGAACTACACGGCAATGGGATACTCATTCAATTGGTGCAAGGGATCTATACGCTGGACGGCCCATATAACTGTTTTCCCAGCATTCATGTCATGACGAGCTATCTGCTCTGGATTGGTGCCCGATCCTGTCATGCCATCCCTTCCTCCGTCAAAACTATGATTGGTGCGATTTCGTGGTCGATCATCTTATCAACCTTCTTCGTGAAGCAGCATGCCTTACTGGATGCGGTCGGTGCGATCGCCCTCGCAGAAATCGTCTTTCGATTCGCGGCCCTGCTGCTCCGCCAGTTATTTGGCTATCGACCTGCGGTTGCTGTACCTCGTGTCCAAGAACAACAAAAGCCAATGCCCTGA
- a CDS encoding alpha/beta hydrolase, whose translation MERHITIKHEDLQLAGTIHYPEGVCSAGKQGQEGFRVPLVVICHGFVGNRIGVDRLFVKTARELALAGNLVLRFDYGGCGESSGEYGDLGLESMIAQTRTALDYALDCCDVDLSRVTLLGHSLGGAVALLTAVKDRRVKRLVMWSAVGYPFNDIVKIIGRSGYDESKLKGKTDYAGYSFTPKYFDSLGLYQPFQETNRFAGDVLLIHGTSDDVIPVDYSFLYEKTFWLRSDGRCDKEIIFQADHTYSTGTHQTQVIGKTKMWLRALEERQSDWQHWSI comes from the coding sequence ATGGAACGTCATATTACGATCAAACACGAGGATTTGCAGCTGGCAGGAACGATTCATTATCCGGAGGGTGTCTGCTCTGCAGGGAAGCAAGGCCAAGAAGGCTTTCGGGTTCCGCTAGTTGTCATCTGTCATGGGTTCGTGGGCAACCGGATCGGCGTCGATCGGTTATTCGTGAAGACCGCGCGCGAGCTCGCGCTGGCAGGCAACCTGGTGCTGCGATTCGATTATGGCGGATGCGGGGAGAGCTCAGGGGAGTATGGCGACTTAGGGCTGGAATCCATGATCGCTCAGACGCGTACCGCACTCGACTATGCGCTGGATTGCTGTGATGTGGATCTGTCGCGTGTGACGCTGCTTGGCCACAGCTTAGGCGGAGCGGTTGCGCTGCTCACGGCGGTGAAGGATCGCCGGGTGAAAAGGCTCGTGATGTGGTCGGCGGTAGGCTATCCTTTTAACGATATTGTGAAAATTATTGGACGCAGCGGGTATGATGAATCGAAGCTCAAAGGGAAAACGGATTATGCGGGGTACAGCTTTACGCCCAAATATTTCGATTCACTCGGGCTCTATCAACCTTTTCAAGAGACGAACCGATTCGCTGGCGACGTCCTCTTGATTCATGGCACAAGTGATGACGTCATTCCTGTCGATTATAGCTTCTTGTATGAGAAAACGTTCTGGCTGCGCAGTGATGGCCGGTGTGATAAAGAGATCATTTTTCAAGCGGATCATACGTATTCGACAGGAACGCACCAGACGCAGGTGATCGGCAAGACGAAGATGTGGCTGCGCGCGCTGGAGGAACGCCAGTCCGATTGGCAGCATTGGAGCATTTAA
- the purM gene encoding phosphoribosylformylglycinamidine cyclo-ligase, with the protein MSSEAYKEAGVDIAAGNEAVERMKKHVKRTFRPEVMTDLGGFGGLFGLNKDKYEEPVLVSGTDGVGTKLKIAFAMDKHDTIGIDAVAMCVNDIIVQGAEPLFFLDYLACDRVIPEKIEAIVKGIADGCAESGCALIGGETAEMPGMYAEGEYDIAGFTVGIVDKKKIIDGSTIAPGDVVLGLASSGVHSNGFSLVRKLLLEKHGYQLTDALPELGGATLGLTLLEPTKLYVKPILKLIEEVQVKGMAHITGGGFIENIPRMLPSNVNVNIEYGTWPILPIFQLMQQKGEITNRDMFTTFNMGIGMVIVVPADQADQAVAVLNVQGEQVYRLGSVTEGERVVTFTGADV; encoded by the coding sequence ATGTCCTCAGAAGCCTACAAAGAAGCCGGCGTCGATATCGCGGCAGGAAATGAAGCGGTCGAGCGCATGAAGAAGCATGTCAAAAGAACGTTCCGTCCTGAGGTGATGACTGACCTGGGAGGATTCGGCGGCTTGTTCGGATTGAACAAAGACAAATACGAAGAGCCAGTTCTCGTATCCGGTACCGACGGTGTAGGGACGAAGCTCAAAATTGCATTCGCGATGGATAAGCACGACACGATCGGGATCGATGCAGTGGCGATGTGCGTCAACGATATTATCGTGCAAGGGGCAGAGCCATTGTTCTTCCTCGATTACTTGGCTTGCGACCGTGTCATTCCGGAGAAAATCGAAGCGATTGTCAAAGGAATTGCAGATGGCTGCGCAGAATCAGGTTGTGCGCTGATCGGCGGCGAGACAGCAGAGATGCCGGGTATGTACGCAGAAGGCGAGTATGACATTGCGGGCTTTACGGTCGGGATTGTCGATAAAAAGAAAATCATTGACGGCTCCACGATTGCACCTGGGGATGTTGTTCTTGGTCTAGCATCGAGCGGCGTACACAGCAACGGATTTTCGCTGGTTCGTAAGCTATTGCTAGAGAAGCATGGTTATCAATTGACAGATGCGCTGCCTGAGCTTGGTGGTGCAACACTCGGCTTGACACTGCTCGAGCCGACGAAGCTCTATGTGAAGCCGATCCTGAAACTGATCGAAGAGGTACAAGTGAAAGGCATGGCTCACATTACGGGCGGAGGCTTCATCGAGAATATTCCTCGTATGCTTCCTTCGAACGTGAACGTGAATATTGAATACGGCACATGGCCAATTCTGCCGATCTTCCAGTTGATGCAGCAGAAAGGCGAGATCACGAACCGTGACATGTTCACGACGTTCAACATGGGGATCGGGATGGTTATCGTCGTACCTGCGGATCAGGCTGATCAAGCTGTTGCTGTACTCAATGTGCAGGGCGAGCAAGTCTATCGCTTAGGCTCCGTTACTGAAGGAGAGCGTGTGGTCACCTTCACAGGAGCGGACGTGTAA
- a CDS encoding DUF3784 domain-containing protein, translated as MSSSMVVMGLLGLVFIVFGYFIAVKKMLVLIAGYREETFTGNKDKLAKTVGMAYVIIGILTLLLPFGLDYIGSMAGIIYAAVVVIGAASFMAKMKRRD; from the coding sequence TTGAGTTCTTCGATGGTCGTTATGGGACTGCTCGGATTGGTATTTATCGTATTTGGTTATTTCATTGCTGTGAAGAAAATGCTCGTGCTCATCGCGGGATATCGTGAAGAGACGTTTACGGGGAATAAAGACAAGCTAGCCAAAACGGTTGGCATGGCATATGTGATTATCGGTATACTTACGCTATTACTCCCCTTTGGGCTCGATTATATCGGCTCCATGGCCGGCATCATTTATGCGGCGGTCGTCGTCATCGGTGCAGCAAGCTTCATGGCGAAGATGAAACGACGCGATTAA
- the purN gene encoding phosphoribosylglycinamide formyltransferase codes for MERLRVAVFASGNGSNFQALVDAIEAGQLHATMELLVCDRPSALVAERAAQAGVDTFLFSPKQYPNREAYEAEILKQLEAKKIDLVVLAGYMRIITDTLVKPFYGRLINIHPSLLPAFPGMNAIQQALDYGTKVTGVTVHFVDGGMDTGPIIAQRVALIEEGAGIEEVTQSVQRIERELYPQVVQWFCEERIQLIDRIVHINS; via the coding sequence ATGGAACGATTGCGTGTGGCGGTGTTTGCTTCCGGGAACGGAAGCAATTTTCAAGCGCTGGTCGACGCGATCGAGGCAGGACAGCTCCATGCGACCATGGAGCTGCTCGTCTGTGATCGGCCGTCCGCCCTCGTGGCGGAGCGAGCAGCGCAGGCAGGCGTGGACACCTTCTTGTTCTCGCCGAAGCAGTACCCGAATCGCGAAGCGTACGAAGCGGAAATCTTGAAGCAGCTAGAGGCAAAGAAGATTGATCTCGTCGTGTTGGCGGGGTATATGCGGATTATTACCGATACGCTCGTCAAGCCGTTCTATGGCCGTCTGATCAATATCCATCCGTCGCTGCTGCCTGCTTTTCCCGGCATGAACGCGATTCAGCAAGCACTGGACTACGGAACGAAGGTGACGGGGGTCACGGTTCATTTCGTTGATGGCGGCATGGATACAGGTCCGATCATTGCACAGCGTGTTGCCCTGATTGAAGAGGGAGCAGGGATAGAAGAGGTTACACAGTCGGTTCAACGTATCGAACGCGAGCTGTACCCGCAAGTGGTGCAGTGGTTCTGCGAAGAACGTATACAACTAATCGATCGAATTGTTCATATAAATTCATAG
- the purH gene encoding bifunctional phosphoribosylaminoimidazolecarboxamide formyltransferase/IMP cyclohydrolase codes for MAIRRALISVSDKTGIVDFARELAAAGVEIISTGGTKSLLEKENVPVIGISEVTGFPEIMDGRVKTLHPAVHSGLLAVRDNEEHTAQMKELGLDYIDIVVVNLYPFKETIAKPGVSYEDAIENIDIGGPTMLRSAAKNHAFVTVVVDAADYAQVIEEVRAGGDTTLETRKRLAAKVFRHTAAYDALISDYLSKQVGEPLPETFTVTYEKVQDLRYGENPHQSAAFYRKPLAGLGNITTAEQLHGKELSYNNINDANAALSIVREFDEPTVVAVKHMNPCGVGIGETIHEAYQKAYAADPTSIFGGIVAANRVIGAETASLLGEIFLEIVMAPDFTPEAFDILAKKKNIRLLKLGEFSASADRKTEFAVTSVDGGMLVQETDIRQLDESDLKVVTDRQPTAEELKQLLFGWKVVKHVKSNAIVLAKDDMTIGVGAGQMNRVGAARIAIEQAGEKAQGSVLASDAFFPMGDTVELAVKAGVTAIIQPGGSIKDEESIRVANEHGIAMICTGVRHFKH; via the coding sequence GTGGCTATTCGTAGAGCGCTGATCAGCGTATCGGATAAGACGGGGATTGTAGATTTTGCACGTGAGCTTGCGGCAGCAGGGGTAGAGATTATTTCGACGGGTGGCACGAAGAGCCTGCTCGAGAAGGAGAATGTTCCTGTGATCGGGATCTCCGAAGTAACAGGATTTCCGGAGATTATGGACGGCCGTGTCAAAACATTGCATCCAGCGGTTCACAGCGGCTTGCTCGCAGTGCGTGACAATGAAGAGCATACGGCACAGATGAAAGAGCTTGGGCTTGATTATATCGATATCGTGGTCGTGAATTTGTATCCGTTCAAAGAAACGATTGCTAAACCGGGCGTCTCATACGAGGATGCGATCGAGAATATCGATATCGGCGGACCGACGATGCTGCGTTCCGCTGCGAAGAATCACGCGTTCGTCACCGTGGTTGTGGATGCAGCGGATTATGCGCAGGTGATCGAGGAAGTACGTGCTGGCGGCGATACGACACTTGAGACTCGTAAACGCTTAGCGGCCAAAGTATTCCGTCACACGGCAGCATACGATGCGCTTATCTCGGACTACCTCTCCAAGCAAGTCGGCGAGCCATTGCCTGAGACGTTCACTGTGACGTATGAGAAGGTGCAGGACCTACGATATGGAGAGAATCCGCATCAGAGCGCGGCGTTCTATCGCAAACCGCTCGCAGGCCTAGGCAACATTACGACAGCAGAGCAGTTGCACGGCAAAGAACTATCCTACAACAACATCAACGACGCGAACGCAGCGCTCTCGATCGTACGTGAATTCGATGAGCCTACGGTTGTCGCGGTGAAGCATATGAACCCATGCGGCGTGGGCATCGGCGAGACGATCCACGAAGCGTATCAGAAAGCCTACGCAGCTGACCCGACTTCAATCTTCGGCGGTATCGTGGCTGCAAACCGTGTGATCGGCGCAGAGACAGCATCGTTGCTTGGCGAGATCTTCCTTGAGATCGTGATGGCGCCAGACTTCACACCAGAAGCATTCGATATTCTGGCGAAAAAGAAAAACATTCGTCTATTGAAATTAGGCGAGTTCTCGGCTTCTGCTGATCGCAAGACCGAATTCGCGGTGACATCGGTTGATGGCGGCATGCTCGTCCAAGAGACAGATATCCGTCAATTGGATGAGTCAGACCTGAAAGTAGTAACTGATCGTCAGCCAACGGCAGAAGAGCTGAAGCAGCTCTTGTTCGGTTGGAAAGTTGTGAAGCACGTAAAATCCAACGCAATCGTATTAGCCAAAGACGATATGACAATCGGTGTAGGTGCAGGCCAAATGAACCGCGTCGGTGCAGCGCGTATCGCAATTGAACAAGCTGGAGAGAAAGCGCAAGGCTCCGTACTCGCTTCCGACGCATTCTTCCCGATGGGCGACACCGTTGAACTGGCTGTCAAAGCTGGCGTAACGGCAATCATCCAACCAGGCGGGTCGATCAAGGACGAGGAGTCCATTCGCGTGGCGAACGAGCACGGCATTGCGATGATCTGCACAGGTGTGCGTCATTTCAAGCATTAA
- the purL gene encoding phosphoribosylformylglycinamidine synthase subunit PurL: MTQQVSAKEPTAQQIADQQIYKQFGVSESEYALICGFLGRQPNYTEIGVFSVMWSEHCAYKNSKPLLRRFPVTGERVLMGPGEGAGIVDIGDNQAVVFKIESHNHPSAVEPYQGAATGVGGIIRDIFSMGARPVALLNSLRFGKLESERVKYLFEHVVSGIAGYGNCIGIPTVAGEVMFDESYEGNPLVNAMCVGLIDHDKIQRGVAKGIGNPVFYVGPPTGRDGIHGATFASEELTAETEAKRSAVQVGDPFMEKLVMESTLELINAGIVVGIQDMGAAGLTCSSAEMASKAGNGLELYLDEVPQREPNMTAYEMMLSESQERMLFVVEPKDEAQAMEIFERWGVICAKVGKVTDDGRLRLIHKGEVVGDMPVQALVDECPVYNKPSAVPAYYTANENVDTTRYEEVTDLNRALEQVLASPTVASKEWVYNQYDHMVRTNTAVRPGSDAAVVLVEGTRKGLAMTTDCNGRYVYLDPEVGGRIAVSEAARNIVCSGAEPLAITDNLNFGSPEKPDIFWQMERAVDGMAEACRELNTPVIGGNVSLYNENKKGAIYPTPVVGMVGLVHDTDHITTQAFKNEGDVIFLLGETHAELGGSEFQYVVHGVTEGRPPQLDLATERTLLNSVLGAIQQGLVASAHDLSEGGIAAAVAESCISGSIGASVNIATELRPDFALFSESQSRILLTASAAQAEALAAYVREQGVPVQRIGTVQGSDLTITVNGKPGVAAPVSQFAKVWKDAIPCLMK, encoded by the coding sequence ATGACGCAGCAAGTATCGGCTAAGGAGCCAACAGCACAGCAAATCGCTGACCAGCAAATTTATAAGCAATTTGGCGTATCCGAATCCGAGTACGCATTAATCTGTGGATTTCTAGGCCGTCAGCCGAACTATACCGAGATTGGCGTATTCAGCGTTATGTGGTCGGAGCACTGCGCATACAAGAACTCGAAACCGCTGCTTCGCCGCTTCCCGGTAACGGGAGAACGCGTCCTGATGGGACCGGGCGAAGGCGCAGGGATCGTCGATATCGGCGACAATCAAGCGGTTGTATTCAAAATCGAAAGTCACAATCACCCTTCCGCGGTTGAGCCGTATCAAGGCGCAGCGACAGGGGTGGGCGGGATTATCCGCGATATTTTCTCCATGGGCGCAAGACCTGTGGCGCTACTAAATTCACTCCGTTTCGGTAAATTAGAATCCGAGCGGGTCAAATATTTGTTCGAGCATGTCGTGTCCGGGATTGCGGGATACGGGAACTGTATCGGGATTCCAACGGTTGCAGGCGAAGTCATGTTCGATGAGAGCTATGAAGGCAATCCACTTGTCAATGCGATGTGCGTAGGGTTAATCGACCACGATAAAATCCAACGCGGCGTAGCCAAAGGGATCGGCAACCCGGTGTTCTACGTTGGTCCTCCAACTGGACGCGACGGAATTCACGGTGCGACGTTCGCATCGGAAGAATTGACGGCTGAGACGGAAGCGAAGCGTTCGGCGGTGCAAGTCGGCGATCCATTTATGGAGAAGCTGGTTATGGAATCCACGCTTGAGCTGATCAATGCAGGAATCGTCGTCGGGATTCAAGATATGGGCGCAGCGGGCCTTACATGCTCGAGTGCTGAGATGGCAAGTAAAGCAGGTAATGGCTTAGAGCTATACCTGGATGAAGTACCGCAGCGCGAGCCGAACATGACGGCGTATGAGATGATGCTCTCCGAGTCGCAAGAGCGGATGCTGTTCGTCGTTGAACCGAAGGACGAAGCGCAAGCGATGGAGATTTTCGAGCGTTGGGGCGTGATTTGTGCCAAAGTCGGTAAAGTAACAGACGACGGACGTCTGCGTCTGATCCACAAAGGCGAAGTGGTCGGCGATATGCCGGTTCAAGCGCTTGTTGACGAGTGTCCGGTATACAACAAACCATCGGCAGTACCAGCGTATTACACAGCGAACGAGAACGTAGACACGACGCGTTACGAAGAAGTGACGGATTTGAACCGCGCATTGGAGCAAGTACTTGCTTCTCCAACGGTAGCGAGCAAAGAATGGGTCTACAATCAATATGATCACATGGTACGCACGAACACAGCAGTTCGTCCGGGTTCGGATGCGGCTGTCGTGCTCGTAGAAGGCACGCGCAAAGGTCTGGCAATGACAACGGACTGTAACGGCCGTTATGTCTACCTGGATCCAGAAGTCGGCGGACGGATCGCAGTCAGTGAAGCAGCGCGCAACATCGTATGTTCCGGTGCTGAGCCGCTTGCGATTACAGATAACCTGAACTTCGGCAGTCCGGAGAAGCCGGATATTTTCTGGCAAATGGAACGTGCTGTAGACGGCATGGCAGAAGCTTGCCGCGAGCTCAATACGCCGGTAATTGGCGGTAACGTGAGCTTGTACAACGAGAATAAGAAGGGCGCGATCTATCCGACACCTGTTGTAGGGATGGTTGGCCTTGTACATGATACGGATCATATTACGACTCAAGCATTCAAGAACGAAGGCGACGTGATCTTCCTACTCGGGGAGACGCATGCAGAGCTTGGCGGAAGCGAATTCCAATATGTCGTGCATGGCGTAACGGAAGGCAGACCTCCGCAGTTGGATCTGGCCACGGAACGTACATTGCTGAACTCGGTGCTTGGCGCGATTCAGCAAGGACTAGTGGCATCGGCGCATGATTTGTCCGAAGGCGGTATTGCTGCAGCGGTAGCAGAGAGCTGCATTAGCGGCAGCATCGGCGCATCGGTCAATATTGCAACGGAGTTGCGTCCGGATTTCGCGCTATTCAGCGAGAGCCAATCTCGTATTCTATTGACGGCATCGGCAGCACAGGCAGAAGCATTAGCGGCTTATGTACGTGAACAAGGTGTTCCTGTTCAGCGAATCGGAACCGTGCAAGGCAGCGATCTGACGATCACAGTGAACGGCAAACCAGGGGTCGCGGCACCTGTATCTCAATTTGCGAAGGTCTGGAAGGATGCGATTCCATGTCTCATGAAATAA
- the purF gene encoding amidophosphoribosyltransferase — protein MSHEIKSSEAIAPKLWVGDYYNEGMGRDDIFDKLKEECGVFGVFGHPDAASLSYYGLHALQHRGEESAGICTTDGGDFNYHRGMGLVKEVFDKDRLASLVGSRSIGHVRYSTSGESKLANAQPLVFKYRDGDLAIATNGNIVNANQIRRELESSGSIFQTSSDTEVLAHLIARSPKDFVTATKEALQKLVGGFAFLIMTNDKLIVASDPNGLRPITMGRLGDAYLFASETCAFEVVGAEQIRDIQPGEMLILDATGMKEDRYTEMQRRSLCAMEYIYFSRPDTDLNGSNLHAARKRMGKKMAQESFVDADIVTGVPDSSISAAIGYAEETGIPYELGLIKNKYTGRTFIQPSQELREQGVKMKLSAVRKVVEGKRVVMIDDSIVRGTTSRRIVNLLREAGATEVHVRITSPPFKNPCFYGIDTPSRKELIASYQSIDEIRREINADSLAFLTKDGLIEAIDSYSTNEMNGGLCLACFDNDYPTEVEFHGTEKFGCGCD, from the coding sequence ATGTCTCATGAAATAAAATCCTCCGAAGCGATCGCTCCGAAGTTATGGGTCGGCGATTACTACAACGAGGGAATGGGCCGGGACGATATTTTCGATAAGTTAAAAGAAGAATGCGGCGTGTTCGGGGTGTTCGGTCACCCCGACGCAGCGTCCTTGTCTTATTATGGTCTCCATGCCCTGCAGCATCGCGGCGAAGAGAGCGCGGGAATCTGCACGACGGACGGCGGTGATTTCAACTATCATCGCGGGATGGGTCTTGTAAAAGAAGTGTTCGATAAGGATCGCTTGGCGTCCTTAGTCGGCTCTCGATCGATCGGCCATGTTCGTTATTCGACGTCAGGGGAGAGTAAGCTGGCGAATGCGCAGCCGCTCGTATTCAAATATCGGGATGGCGATCTGGCGATCGCAACGAACGGCAATATCGTGAATGCCAATCAAATCCGTCGCGAGCTCGAGTCTTCGGGTTCGATCTTCCAGACGTCGAGCGATACGGAAGTACTGGCGCATTTGATCGCACGATCGCCGAAGGATTTCGTAACGGCGACGAAAGAAGCCCTGCAGAAGCTGGTCGGCGGTTTTGCCTTCCTCATCATGACGAATGATAAGCTGATCGTTGCTTCCGATCCGAACGGACTTCGTCCGATAACGATGGGACGACTCGGGGATGCGTATTTGTTCGCTTCGGAGACTTGTGCATTCGAGGTTGTAGGAGCGGAGCAAATTCGTGACATTCAACCGGGAGAAATGCTCATTCTGGATGCGACAGGGATGAAGGAAGATCGTTACACCGAGATGCAGCGCCGTTCGTTATGCGCGATGGAGTATATTTATTTCTCCCGTCCGGATACGGATTTGAACGGTTCGAATCTTCACGCGGCTCGCAAACGGATGGGCAAGAAGATGGCGCAGGAATCCTTCGTGGATGCAGATATCGTCACAGGGGTACCGGATTCCAGTATCTCCGCGGCGATCGGATATGCAGAAGAGACAGGTATACCTTATGAGTTAGGGCTCATTAAAAACAAATATACTGGCCGTACCTTCATTCAACCGAGCCAAGAGCTGCGGGAGCAAGGCGTGAAGATGAAGCTGAGCGCCGTCCGCAAAGTCGTGGAAGGTAAACGCGTCGTCATGATCGACGATTCGATCGTACGCGGCACCACGTCTCGCCGGATCGTGAACTTGCTGCGGGAAGCGGGTGCGACGGAAGTGCATGTGCGGATTACGTCGCCGCCGTTTAAGAATCCATGCTTCTACGGGATTGATACCCCAAGCCGCAAGGAATTGATCGCCTCTTATCAATCGATCGATGAGATTCGCCGGGAGATTAATGCAGATTCGCTTGCTTTTCTAACGAAAGATGGCTTGATTGAAGCGATTGACAGCTACTCGACGAACGAGATGAACGGCGGTTTGTGCCTGGCATGTTTTGATAATGATTACCCAACAGAAGTGGAGTTCCACGGAACAGAGAAATTCGGTTGCGGATGCGACTGA